Genomic DNA from Pseudomonas fitomaticsae:
CATACGGGGCGAATTTGCCGTGACGCCCCAGCGCCGCAAAACCCAGCAGCAATTCTGCCTTGGTTTTTTCCTTGATCGCCTCCGGCAGCGCCGTACCGAAAAACGCTTCGCCATAACAGGCTCGGGCCGGCAGCTCGATGTAAAGCTCGATTTCCTTGGCCACTGCCAGCACCTGAGCACGGGCAAACGGCTCGGTCGGCAGCAGCGGGACACCCTTCTGACTGCTTTCGAGGTATTCGAGCATCACCATCGTTTCGTTGATGTAACCACCTTCGGCCCCCAGCACCGGCACCTTGCCACGCGGGCTTATGGCCAGAGACTCAGGCGTTGGCGTCGGATAGAAGGTGACCTCTTCGAACGGCAGGCCTTTTTCCAGCAGCGCCAGTTTGACCATGTTGTAGTAGTTGCTGACGGAGAATCCATAGAGCTTGAACATCACATAGCCTCCAGGCCGTGCGGGGTGGGCAGTGCCTGTTTATAGATCGCCCCGGGGATTCTCGCCAGCAGCATCACGCCGCTGAATGCGGGTAAACTGGCGTCTTTCCTTGAGGAGCCTGCCATGAGCGAGCCGACTGACATCGACAATGATGAAGAAGAGTTCACCGAATCTACGCTGATCGAAGCGATCGAGAACCAGATCGAAAGCGACAACCCGCCAGCGGCCAAGGCAACCTTCAACAAGCTGACGCTGGTAGGTTATGAGCGCGAAGACATCCTGAACCTGATGGCCCACGTGCTGGCCTGTGAAATCGACGCGATGCTCGACGAAGACCGCGCGTTCGATACCGAATGGTACGAAACCGCGCTGCGCGCACTGCCGGAACTGCCACCGGAAAAGCAGTAAACGGCTCCCGCCTTGTGGGAGCAGGCCTGCTCCCACACAATTTGTCACCCATCTTCGCGGCCTTCTGCCGCCCCCTGACTACACTGGAATCCACCCCGGGACAAAAACCCTGACACGCGTACTGGACAGGCCGCGCCGGCAGGTTCACCTTAGGGGCGCTGTCGTCCAATTCCTAGAAAGTCTGGAGTCCTTATGTCGCTTACCCCTGAGTTGGTTGCCGAACTGGAAGTCCTCGCACTCTTCAACCTGGACAGTTCCCAGGAAGGTCTGAAAATTCATCAGACCGCTGCCCCGAAGCACATTGCTGCCGCACAACGCCTGTTCGAAAAAGAACTGACGGACCAGCCTGATGGCGGTTACCTGACCAGCCTCGGTCGCGATGCCGCACAAAACGTGCAAACCGTACTGACGATTCTCAAAGAGCAGCAAACCGCCTGATCCTCCCGACTTTGCCCACGGAAACCCCTGCCACGGGATTTCCGCGGGCCAGCCATGAACGTCGCCCATCGCCGCGCGATAGAAATCTGACGTCAAAAAACAAATTCAGCTTAAAACTCCTGCCGCTCAGGCGCTAAACTCCCGGACACCCGAGACCCCTTGCCTCCGAGCCCTGCGCGCCGGTTTGAGCCGACATGACCCGCACCCATGAAATCCGCCCCGACCTGGACGAAGGCATCGACCGCAAGGTACTCAGCCAGCTACGTGCACGTTTTCTCAAACTCAACGAAGGCCGCCTGAACCGGGCGCTGGAAGGTCTTTCGACGCGCCAGCAAAGTGTGCTGACGCTGCTGCCGCTGTTTTTTCATGTCAATCATCCGCTGTTGCCCGGTTACGTCTCGGGCAGCACGCCGGCCGGGCTGTCGAATTACGAACCGGACGCCGATGCGCTTGCCGAAGCCCAGCGCCTGACCCGCTCGTTCTCCTACAAACCGCGTCACGGCAGCAACCCGCCACGGCCGATTCATGGGCTGTTCCTGATGGGCAGCCTCGGCACACTGGCCCAGGCCGACCACAGCGACATGGACGTGTGGGTCTGCCACTCCCCCGACCTGAGCGACAGCGAACTCGCCGAGCTGCGCAAGAAATGCCAGTTGCTCGAAGCCTGGGCTGCCAGCCAGGGGGCCGAAGCGCACTTCTTCCTGATCGACCCGGTGCGCTTCGTCAAAGGCGAACGCGACACCCAACTCAGCTCCGAAGATTGCGGCACCACCCAGCACTATCTGCTGCTGGATGAGTTCTACCGCACCGCGATCTGGCTCGCCGGGCGCACACCGATCTGGTGGCTGGTGCCGGTCTACGAAGAACGCGCCTATGACGCGTACACCCACACCCTGATTTCCAAACGTTTCATCCGCAACGATGAAACCCTCGACCTGGGGCCGATGGCGCACATTCCGCCGGGCGAGTTCGTCGGCGCCGGGCTGTGGCAACTGTTCAAGGGCATCGAGTCACCTTACAAGTCGGTACTCAAACTGCTGCTGACCGAGGTCTACGCCAGCGAGCACCCCCAAGTGCAGTGCCTGAGCCTGCGCTTCAAGCAGGCGGTGTTCGCCAACCGGCTGGACCTCGACGAGCTGGATCCGTACATGGTGGTCTACCGCCGGATCGAGGAATACCTCACTGCGCGCAACGAACCGGAGCGCCTGGAGCTGGTGCGACGGGCGCTGTACCTCAAGGTCAACCGCAAGCTCACCGGCAACACCCGCACCCAGAGCTGGCAGCGTTCACTGCTGGAAAGGCTGGCCAGTGAATGGCACTGGGACCAGCGACAACTGGCGCTGCTCGACAGCCGCAGCCAGTGGAAAGTCCGACAGGTCAGCGCCGAGCGCCGGGCTCTGGTCAACGAGCTGAACTACAGCTACCGCTTCCTGACCCAGTTCGCCCGCAGCGAGCAGACTGTCAGCCTGATCAACAAGCGCGACCTCAACGTTCTCGGCCGGCGCCTGTACGCAGCGTTCGAACGCAAGGCCGACAAGGTCGAGTTCATCAATCCCGGCATCGCCCCGGACCTGGCCGAAGACACGCTGACCCTGGTTCAGTCGCCGAACAAAAAGGAACCGGGACAAACCCAGTGGGGCCTGTACAACGGCAGCCTGACGGCGCTGGAGTGGGAACACTTCGCGCCGATCAAGCGCAGCCGCGAGTTGCTGGAACTGCTGACCTGGTGCCACCGCAACGGCGTGATCGACAGCAGCACCCGACTGGCCCTGCACCCCGGCACCAGCGATTTGAGCGAGTTCGAGTTGTTCAACCTGCTCGGCAGCCTGCAACAGAGCATTGCCCTGCCCTTGCCGACGGTTGCCGAAGAACCGCTGCTGCGCGCCGCCGTGCCGAGCGAAGTGCTGATGCTGGTGAATGTCGGGATCGATCCGCTCAAGCATCACCGCGACCTGAACATCCTGATGACCACCGAGCGCACGGACTCCCTGAGCTACGCTGGCGTGCGCGAGAATCTGGTGCTGACCCTGGATCAGGTCACGCTCAACAGCTGGAATGAAGTGCTGGTCAACCGCTTCGACGGTCCGCATGCCCTGATGGACTGCCTGCGCGATTACCTCAACAACCTGCCACGCGGACTTCAACAGCCTTCACTGCGGGTTCGCTGCTTCTGCCACAACCGCGCGCAATTCATTGCCCGCCGGGTGGAAGAAATCGTCGACACCGCGCAGACCCTGTTGCTCAGCGATCTGAATCACCGCTACCTGATTCAGGTGCAGCAGCATTACCACGTGCTGGAACTGGTGCCGGGCCAGGTCAGCCATGTCGCCCTCGCCACCCTGCCCGCGCTGCTCGATTACCTGGGCGAGGAGCAGCCGCGCTACAGCCCGCTCCACCTGGACCCGATGGCGCTGGAAGACCACGACCTGGCGCTGATCCTGCCGATGGGCCAGCCCGAATGCATTCAGGTGTTCTACCGGATCACCGAGCGAACCGCCGAGCTGTACGTACTCGACGAGTTCAATGCGCTGTGGCAACAGCACTTGCCCTATCACGACGAGCAAAGCCTGTTGGTGCCGTTGCAGCGGTTCCTGCAATCGATCCAGTTCCGCCGCGAAGCGCTGCTGCCGATGGATGCGGGCCATGCCGCCAGCCTTGAAATCTTGTATTACCAGTTATTGCCATCAGGGCCGGGACGCGCGCGACGGGTCGAAATGCGCCCGGCGCCGCAGACGCCTGTCAACAAACCGTTCTACGACGTGCAGGCGATCGTCGGCAAAGCCGCGCCCGGCGAAGTGCAGGTCACGCTGTATTGCAATCAACGGGAATTCAGCGAGCTGGAACATGGCGACCAGCTGTTCAGCGTGGTCGCCCGGGAGATCGTCGGGCAGCGCCGGGAAACCGAGCGCTACCGCTGCTACATCACCGACCTGGACCTGTCGGGTGTGATCGGTGACGGGCAGAGTTCGAGCAATCTGTATCTGCGTTACAAGGCCGACCTGGAACGCTCTCTGAACGAGGCGCTCGAGCAGGTCTGAGGCGGGTTATTCCGGGAAATCACCGCCGTTGGCCGGCTGCGATTCGACTTCGAGCAAAGTCAGTTTCAGGGTCTTGCCACCCGGAGCCGGCCAGTCGATGTGCTGACCGACTTTCAAGCCCAGCAGCGCACTGCCGACCGGAGCGAGGATCGAGACTTTGCCTTCGTCGGCGTTGGCGTGCTTCGGATAGACCAGGGTCAGGTGGTAGTCCTTGCCACTGCTCTCTTCACGGCAGTGCACGCGGGAATTCATCGTCACGACATCGGCAGGCACTTCATCGTGACCGACCAGGGTATCGGCGCGATCCAGTTCGGTTTGCAGCGCGATCACGCCCGGCAGCGTGTCATCCAGGCTGTCGATCAGGCGCTCCAGACGTTGCACGTCCAGACGGGTAAGGGTGATGGAAGGTGCGGTCATGATCCGGGCAGACTCCTTTCTTCTGCACACAAAAAAAGCAAAACCCCGCCAAAAAAGACGGGGTTTTCACCAGGCCTCGATGGGTTGAGGCGTTTCCGGACACTATCACAGCTCAAAAAATATACAAGCTACGCTCCGGCGAGCTGCCGACGCTGAGCCGCCTGCGCACAAATCACCCGGCGGCGCTCGTCATCGGCCGAACGCCACTCGCGGATGTCTTCGACATGGCGCATGCAACCGAGACAGACCTTCTGCTCATCCAGCCGGCACACGCCGGTGCACGGCGAAGGCACGGCCGGGCTGACGTTGCTGTAGAGCGGCTTCGGCGGACGGACGGGCGCAGTATCAGTCACGAAATCACAGGCCTTCGAAATCGAATTCGGTGCCGGCCTGCTGCTTGACGATGCGCTCGAGCATTTCGCCCAGCTGTTCTTCGCTCTTGTCGCACATCCAGCGCTCGCTTTCTTCGTCGTAATCGAAGTGGAAACCACCGGACACTGCGGCCAGCCACAGCTGACGCAGCGGTTCCTGACGACTGAAGATCAGCTGGGTGCCGTTCTCGAACTTGACGGTCAGCACACCGGCCGAGTTCTCCATGTCGATGTCCAGGTCGCTGTCGTCGAAGATGTCTTCCAGTTTTTCCTGGGTTTCATCGACCAGATCGTGGAAACGGGCTTCGGACAAACTCATTGCGGCAACCTCAAAAAATGTCTGATCAGGCTCAAGCGCCGCAAGATACGGACGCTGCCAGCCGATTGCAAAGGATAACGACCAAGCGCCCTGCCCGGCGACGAAATATCCACCCGCCACGCGGGAAAAGTTTCCGCGCCGCAGCCCGAGCCCCGCCGGACGGGAGTTCCGTCGCATAGGCAAGCTGCCGGGTGGCCGGTATACTCCGGCGCAATTAACGCATTTTCAAGGATTTCGCCATGAAGCGCCTGATCTCTTCCCTTGCTGCGCTCGTCGCGGTTGCCTGTCTCGTTTCGGCCTGCGGTCAGAAAGGCCCGCTGTACCTGCCCGATGAAGATCAGGACCCGGCCGAGCAAGCCCAGTCTTCGCAAAAGCAGCCTGTCTCCAAGGCACACAAGCACGACGTTTACTAAGGGATCGCCATGGACGCTTTTAACTACCGTGGCGGGGAACTGTTCGCGGAAGGTGTGGCGCTGTCCGCCATCGCCGATCGCTTCGGCACACCCACCTACGTCTACTCCCGCGCCCACATCGAGGCCCAGTACCTGGCCTACGCCAATGCGCTGGCCGGCATGCCGCACCTGGTGTGCTTCGCGGTCAAGGCCAACTCCAACCTCGGCGTCCTGAATGTCCTGGCCCGCATCGGCGCCGGTTTCGACATCGTCTCCCGTGGCGAGCTGGAACGCGTGCTGGCCGCCGGCGGCAGCCCGGACAAGATCGTGTTCTCCGGCGTCGGCAAGACCCGTGACGACATGCGCCGTGCACTGGAAGTCGGCGTGCATTGCTTCAACGTCGAATCCACCGACGAGCTGGAGCGCCTGCAAGTGGTCGCCGCCGAGCTGGGCGTTCGTGCGCCGATCTCGCTGCGCGTGAACCCGGACGTCGATGCCGGCACCCACCCGTATATTTCCACCGGTCTCAAAGAAAACAAATTCGGCATCGCCATCGCCGACGCCGAAGACGTGTACGTGCGTGCCGCGCACCTGCCGAACCTGGAAGTGGTCGGCGTCGACTGCCACATCGGTTCGCAACTGACCACCCTGCCGCCATTCCTCGATGCCCTCGACCGCCTGCTGGATCTGGTCGATCGCCTCGGCGATTGCGGCATCCACCTGCGCCACATCGATCTCGGTGGCGGTCTGGGTGTGCGTTATCGCGATGAAGAGCCGCCATTGGCCGCCGATTACATCAAGGCCGTGCGCGAGCGTCTGGTCGGTCGTGATCTGGCGCTGGTGTTCGAACCGGGCCGTTTCATCGTCGCCAACGCCGGCGTGCTGCTGACTCAGGTCGAGTACCTCAAGCACACCGAGCACAAAGACTTCGCCATCGTCGACGCGGCGATGAACGACCTGATCCGCCCGGCGCTGTACCAGGCCTGGATGGACGTGACCGCGGTCAAGCCACGCGATACCGCTGCGCGTACCTACGACATCGTCGGCCCGATCTGCGAAACCGGCGACTTCCTCGCCAAGGAACGCGAACTGGCGCTGGAAGAAGGCGATCTGCTGGCCGTGCATTCGGCCGGTGCCTACGGTTTCGTAATGAGCTCCAACTACAACACCCGCGGCCGTGCCGCCGAGGTGCTGGTGGATGGTGATCAGGCATTTGAAGTGCGTCGCCGCGAGACCGTGGCCGAGCTGTTTGCCGGCGAAAGCCTGCTGCCGGAGTAACCCCATGCTGCTGCGTTTTACCAAGATGCACGGCCTGGGCAACGACTTCATGGTTCTCGACCTGGTCAGCCAGCACGCGCATATTCAGCCCAAGCACGCAAAAATGTGGGGCGACCGGCACACCGGCATCGGTTTCGACCAGTTGCTGATCGTCGAAGCGCCGAGCAATCCGGATGTGGATTTCCGTTACCGGATCTTCAACTCCGACGGTTCCGAAGTGGAGCAGTGCGGCAACGGTGCGCGCTGCTTCGCCCGCTTCGTGCTCGACAAGCGCCTGACCGCCAAACGGCAGATCCGCGTCGAGACCAAGGGCGGCATCATCGAGCTGGACGTGCGTAACGACGGCCAGATCGGCGTGAACATGGGCGCCCCGCGCCTGGTGCCGGCGGACATTCCGTTCCAGGCGCCGGAGCAGGCCCTGAGTTATCAGGTCGATGTCGACGGTACGCCGGTCGATCTGGCGGCGGTATCGATGGGCAACCCCCATGCGGTGCTGCGGGTCAGCGATATCAACACTGCACCGGTGCATGAACTGGGGCCGAAAATCGAACACCATCCGCGCTTCCCGGCGCGGGTCAACGTCGGCTTTCTCCAGGTCATCGACCGCCATCGCGCGCAACTGCGCGTCTGGGAACGCGGCGCCGGGGAAACCCAGGCCTGCGGCACCGGTGCCTGCGCTGCTGCTGTAGCTGCGATCAGTCAGGGGTGGATGGATTCGCCACTGCTGATCGACCTGCCGGGCGGGCGCCTGTCCATTGAGTGGGCAGGCCCCGGCCAACCGGTGTTGATGACCGGCCCGGCAGTGCGCGTATACGAAGGACAAGTGCGTCTTTGAGTGAGCAGAAGCCATGACCGATAAGCCTCAGGTACCCGCCCGACAGTCCGGTGAATCAGCGTCCGAGAGCCTGGAGGCGGCAGCGGTTGCCGCGTACCTGGAGGCTCATCCGGACTTCTTCGTCGAGCATGAAGAACTGCTGCCGTCCCTGCGCATCCCCCATCAACGCGGCGATACCGTCTCGCTGGTCGAGCGTCAGATGGCGATCCTGCGTGACCGCAACATCGAGATGCGCCATCGCCTCTCGCACTTGATGGATGTCGCCCGGGACAACGATCGCCTGTTCGACAAGACTCGTCGCCTGATCCTTGCGCTGATGGACGCTGCCACTCTGGAAGACGTAGTGATCAGCGTCGAAGACAGCCTGCGTCAGGATTTCCAGGTGCCCTTCGTCAGCCTGATTCTGCTCGGTGACAACCCGGCCCCTGTCGGCCGCTGGGTGACCCACGCCGATGCACAGACCGCCATCGGCGGATTGCTCACCGAAGGCAAAAGCGTCAGCGGCAGCCTGCGTGAACATGAGCTGGACTTCCTGTTCGGCGAAGAACAGCGCAACCAGATCGGCTCCACCGCCGTGGTCGCCGTCAGCCATCAAGGTATTCACGGAATACTGGCCATTGCCAGCCGTGATCCGCAGCACTACAAAAGCTCGGTCGGCACGCTGTTCCTCAGCTACATCGCCGAAGTCATGGGTCGCGTGCTGCCACGGGTCAACAGCTCCCTGCGCTCGGTACGCTGAGCATGGAACGACAACTGGACGCTTACTGCGAACACCTGCGCAGTGAGCGGCAGGTGTCGCCGCACACGCTGTCGGCCTACCGCCGCGATCTCGACAAAGTCCTCGGCTGGTGCAACAAACAGAACATCGGTAGCTGGCAGGCGCTGGACATCCAGCGCCTGCGCAGCCTGATTGCCCGTCTGCATGCCCAGGGCCAGTCCTCGCGCAGCCTGGCGCGCCTGCTCTCGGCAGTCCGCGGGCTCTATCACTATCTGAATCGCGAAGGCCTCTGCGATCACGATCCGGCCACCGGTCTGGCACCACCCAAAGGCGAACGCCGCCTGCCGAAAACCCTCGACACCGACCGCGCCCTGCAATTGCTTGAAGGTGCCGTGGAGGACGATTTTCTCGCTCGACGTGATCAGGCGATTCTGGAGTTGTTCTACTCCTCCGGCCTGCGCCTGTCGGAGCTGACCGGGCTCAATCTCGATCAGCTCGATCTGGCCGACGGCATGGTTCAGGTACTCGGCAAGGGCAGCAAGACGCGCCTGTTGCCCGTCGGCAAAAAGGCCCGGGAAGCACTGGAGCAATGGCTGCCGCTACGGGCGCTGACCAATCCGGCGGACGATGCGGTATTCGTCAGCCAGCAAGGCCGACGTCTCGGCCCGCGCGCAATTCAGGTGCGGGTCAAACTCGCCGGCGAGCGCGAGCTGGGGCAGAACCTGCACCCACACATGCTGCGGCACTCCTTCGCCAGCCATTTGCTCGAGTCCTCCCAGGACCTTCGCTCGGTGCAGGAACTGCTCGGCCACTCGGACATCAAGACCACCCAGATCTACACCCACCTGGACTTCCAGCACCTGGCGGCGGTCTACGACAGCGCCCACCCACGGGCCAAACGCATGAAAGGCGACGATTCATGAGCATCCAGTTGATCACCTTCGACCTCGACGACACCCTGTGGGACACCGCCCCGGTGATCGTCAGCGCCGAAGCGGTTTTGCGCCAATGGCTGAGCGAACATGCGCCGAATCTGGGCGCGGTGCCGGTCGAGCATCTGTGGTCGATTCGCGAGCGGGTGCTGGCCAGTGAGCCGGGACTCAAACACCGCATCAGCGCACTGCGCCGGCGGGTGCTGTTCCACGCGTTGGAGGAAGCCGGGTACGCCCACGGCGAAGCGTCGGAGCTGGCAGACAAGAGTTTTGAAGTGTTTCTGCATGCGCGGCATCAGATCGAGGTGTTCCCGGAGGTCGAGCCGATCCTGGAAACCCTCGCCAAGCATTACGCCCTCGGCGTGGTCACCAACGGCAACGCTGATGTGCGCCGTCTCGGGCTGGCGGACTACTTCAAGTTTGCGTTATGTGCCGAAGATATCGGCATCGCCAAACCGGATGCACGACTGTTCCACGAGGCTTTGCAGCGCGGCGGTGTGAGCGCCGAAGCGGCGGTGCATATCGGCGATCATCCGGGGGATGACATCGCCGGGGCGCAGCAGGCCGGATTGCGTGCGATCTGGTTCAACCCGGCCGGCAAGGTCTGGGAAGCGGAGCGCCTGCCGGATGCCGAGATTCGCAGCCTGAACGATCTGCCTGCCGTGCTCGCCCGCTGGAACAGCCGCGGCTGATTTTCTTTCGCCCATGAAAAAGCCCGCAGCGACGGCGGGCTTTTTCAGCAAGCAAGCGACACGCCTCAGATAGGGCGGCTACCGTACTTGTTGTCCGGCTTCTTGGGCGGATCGGCGACCACGTTGGCCTCCACTTCCTGAACCTTGCCGCCGCGCGCAAGGAACTCTTCCATGGCCTTGGCCAGGGCATCGCGCTCCTTGTTCTTGGCTTCAATGCTCGGCAGCTCGTCGACCGACACCGCAGCCTTGGCCTTGCCTTTGGCAGCCGGGGCCGGCGTATCGTCACCGCCATCGTCTTCAGCAACGTCTTCCGCTGCTGCTTCCAGACCGTCTTCGGCCTCGTCTTCGTCGCCTACTTCGAGGTCGTCGTTTTCCAGATCATCGTCGCTCATGTTCTACCTCATGACTTGCGAAAAGCAGATTAGTTATAGACCAGCTTTGACGACTGTCGAAAGTCGCCGGAAAAAAATCGGTAACCATTGGTGACCAACGGTTTATGCCCCTTCACCGTGCAAGGTGGCGAGGACTTTACGGGCACCGCCATGATCACGGTGCTCGCCCAGATAAACGCCTTGCCAGGTGCCGAGTGCCAGTCGACCCGCCGTTACCGGCAAGCTGATCTGACAGCCCAGCACGCTGGCCTTGAAGTGCGCCGGGAGGTCGTCCAGGCCTTCGTCGTTATGCTCATAGCCGTCTGCTCCTTGTGGGATCAGACGATTGAAAAATCGTTCGAAGTCGCGACGTACCGCCGGATCGGCGTTCTCGTTGATGGTCAACGACGCCGAGGTATGCTGCAGCCACAAATGCAACAGACCGACCCGGCATGCCTTGAGTTCGGGCAGGCCGGCGAGCAACTCTTCCGTTACCAGATGAAAGCCCCGGGGCCGTGCCCGCAGGGTTATCAGAGTCTGTTGCCACATACAGTTCTCCGCACGTTCGGGGCGCATTCTAGCGCGCTCTGGAAAAAAACAAAGGCCCTAATATTCCTTCAATGATGTAAGCCTTTGGCCGCAGAAAAACACTCGTCGTAAACACGACCAAAGCCGTACGAAAAATCCTTTCAGCTGTATCAGGGATGACAAATTCGAGACAAAAAAATGCCCGGCGAGCCGGGCAAGTTTTTTGCGGCGCGTGCTTACAGGTTGTAGCCGCGCTCGTTGTGTTGTGCCAGATCCAGGCCGACCGACTCTTCTTCCTCGGTCACGCGCAGACCCATCACGGCATCCAGCACCTTGAGGATGATGAAGGTGACGATAGCGGTGTAGATCACGGTGAAGCCGACGCCTTTGCACTGAATCCAGACTTGTGCGGCGATGTCGGTGACGGTGCCGAAGCCACCCAGCGACGGTGCAGCGAACACACCGGTCAGGATCGCGCCGAGGATACCACCGATACCGTGCACGCCGAAGGCATCCAGGGAGTCGTCATAACCGAGTTTGCGTTTCAGGGTGGTGGCGCAGAAGAAGCACACCACGCCCGCCGACAGTCCGATCACCAGAGCGCCCATCGGGCCCACGGTGCCGGCGGCCGGAGTGATCGCGACCAGACCTGCAACCACGCCGGATGCGATACCCAGTGCGCTTGGTTTGCCGTGGGTGATCCACTCGGCGAACATCCAGCCCAGCGCAGCAGCAGCGGTCGCGATCTGGGTCACCAGCATCGCCATGCCGGCGGTGCCGTTGGCGGCCGCAGCGGAACCGGCGTTGAAGCCGAACCAGCCAATCCAGAGCATCGCCGCGCCCATCAGGGTGTAACCCAGATTGTGTGGCGCCATCGGCGTGGTCGGGAAGCCTTTGCGTTTACCCAGTACCAGGCAGGCAATCAGACCGGCCACACCGGCGTTGATGTGCACGACGGTGCCACCGGCGAAGTCGAGTACGCCCCAGTCCCACATCAGGCCGCCGTTGCCGGACCAGACCATGTGCGCGATCGGTGCATAAACCAGGGTGAACCAGATGCCCATGAAGATCAGCATCGCGGAGAACTTCATCCGCTCGGCGAACGCACCGACGATCAGCGCCGGGGTGATGATCGCGAAGGTCATCTGGAAGGTGATGAAGACCGCCTCGGGGAACAGCGCCGCCGGGCCGGTCAGACTCGCCGGGGTGACACCGGCCAGGAACGCCTTGCCGAAGCCGCCCACGAACGAGTTGAAGTTGACGACGCCCTGCTCCATGCCGGTGGTGTCGAACGCGATGCTGTAGCCATAAATGACCCACAGGACGCTGATCAGACCGGTAATGGCGAAGCACTGCATCATCACGGAAAGAATGTTTTTCGACCGGACCATGCCGCCGTAGAACAGCGCGAGGCCGGGAATGGTCATGAACAGCACGAGGGCTGTGGAGGTGAGCATCCAGGCGGTGTCGCCGGAGTTCAGGACTGGAGCTGCCACTTCGTCTGCCGCCATGGC
This window encodes:
- a CDS encoding glutathione S-transferase family protein, with product MFKLYGFSVSNYYNMVKLALLEKGLPFEEVTFYPTPTPESLAISPRGKVPVLGAEGGYINETMVMLEYLESSQKGVPLLPTEPFARAQVLAVAKEIELYIELPARACYGEAFFGTALPEAIKEKTKAELLLGFAALGRHGKFAPYVAGDSLSIADLYFLYSVPLAAAVGHKLFGLDLLAEMPKAKALLERLEQNPHVQKIAADKDAAMPAFLAMIAAKK
- a CDS encoding TIGR02647 family protein, whose product is MSLTPELVAELEVLALFNLDSSQEGLKIHQTAAPKHIAAAQRLFEKELTDQPDGGYLTSLGRDAAQNVQTVLTILKEQQTA
- a CDS encoding class I adenylate cyclase, yielding MTRTHEIRPDLDEGIDRKVLSQLRARFLKLNEGRLNRALEGLSTRQQSVLTLLPLFFHVNHPLLPGYVSGSTPAGLSNYEPDADALAEAQRLTRSFSYKPRHGSNPPRPIHGLFLMGSLGTLAQADHSDMDVWVCHSPDLSDSELAELRKKCQLLEAWAASQGAEAHFFLIDPVRFVKGERDTQLSSEDCGTTQHYLLLDEFYRTAIWLAGRTPIWWLVPVYEERAYDAYTHTLISKRFIRNDETLDLGPMAHIPPGEFVGAGLWQLFKGIESPYKSVLKLLLTEVYASEHPQVQCLSLRFKQAVFANRLDLDELDPYMVVYRRIEEYLTARNEPERLELVRRALYLKVNRKLTGNTRTQSWQRSLLERLASEWHWDQRQLALLDSRSQWKVRQVSAERRALVNELNYSYRFLTQFARSEQTVSLINKRDLNVLGRRLYAAFERKADKVEFINPGIAPDLAEDTLTLVQSPNKKEPGQTQWGLYNGSLTALEWEHFAPIKRSRELLELLTWCHRNGVIDSSTRLALHPGTSDLSEFELFNLLGSLQQSIALPLPTVAEEPLLRAAVPSEVLMLVNVGIDPLKHHRDLNILMTTERTDSLSYAGVRENLVLTLDQVTLNSWNEVLVNRFDGPHALMDCLRDYLNNLPRGLQQPSLRVRCFCHNRAQFIARRVEEIVDTAQTLLLSDLNHRYLIQVQQHYHVLELVPGQVSHVALATLPALLDYLGEEQPRYSPLHLDPMALEDHDLALILPMGQPECIQVFYRITERTAELYVLDEFNALWQQHLPYHDEQSLLVPLQRFLQSIQFRREALLPMDAGHAASLEILYYQLLPSGPGRARRVEMRPAPQTPVNKPFYDVQAIVGKAAPGEVQVTLYCNQREFSELEHGDQLFSVVAREIVGQRRETERYRCYITDLDLSGVIGDGQSSSNLYLRYKADLERSLNEALEQV
- the rnk gene encoding nucleoside diphosphate kinase regulator, with the translated sequence MTAPSITLTRLDVQRLERLIDSLDDTLPGVIALQTELDRADTLVGHDEVPADVVTMNSRVHCREESSGKDYHLTLVYPKHANADEGKVSILAPVGSALLGLKVGQHIDWPAPGGKTLKLTLLEVESQPANGGDFPE
- a CDS encoding DUF1289 domain-containing protein, with protein sequence MTDTAPVRPPKPLYSNVSPAVPSPCTGVCRLDEQKVCLGCMRHVEDIREWRSADDERRRVICAQAAQRRQLAGA
- the cyaY gene encoding iron donor protein CyaY — translated: MSLSEARFHDLVDETQEKLEDIFDDSDLDIDMENSAGVLTVKFENGTQLIFSRQEPLRQLWLAAVSGGFHFDYDEESERWMCDKSEEQLGEMLERIVKQQAGTEFDFEGL
- the lptM gene encoding LPS translocon maturation chaperone LptM, whose amino-acid sequence is MKRLISSLAALVAVACLVSACGQKGPLYLPDEDQDPAEQAQSSQKQPVSKAHKHDVY
- the lysA gene encoding diaminopimelate decarboxylase, with amino-acid sequence MDAFNYRGGELFAEGVALSAIADRFGTPTYVYSRAHIEAQYLAYANALAGMPHLVCFAVKANSNLGVLNVLARIGAGFDIVSRGELERVLAAGGSPDKIVFSGVGKTRDDMRRALEVGVHCFNVESTDELERLQVVAAELGVRAPISLRVNPDVDAGTHPYISTGLKENKFGIAIADAEDVYVRAAHLPNLEVVGVDCHIGSQLTTLPPFLDALDRLLDLVDRLGDCGIHLRHIDLGGGLGVRYRDEEPPLAADYIKAVRERLVGRDLALVFEPGRFIVANAGVLLTQVEYLKHTEHKDFAIVDAAMNDLIRPALYQAWMDVTAVKPRDTAARTYDIVGPICETGDFLAKERELALEEGDLLAVHSAGAYGFVMSSNYNTRGRAAEVLVDGDQAFEVRRRETVAELFAGESLLPE
- the dapF gene encoding diaminopimelate epimerase — translated: MLLRFTKMHGLGNDFMVLDLVSQHAHIQPKHAKMWGDRHTGIGFDQLLIVEAPSNPDVDFRYRIFNSDGSEVEQCGNGARCFARFVLDKRLTAKRQIRVETKGGIIELDVRNDGQIGVNMGAPRLVPADIPFQAPEQALSYQVDVDGTPVDLAAVSMGNPHAVLRVSDINTAPVHELGPKIEHHPRFPARVNVGFLQVIDRHRAQLRVWERGAGETQACGTGACAAAVAAISQGWMDSPLLIDLPGGRLSIEWAGPGQPVLMTGPAVRVYEGQVRL
- a CDS encoding DUF484 family protein; the protein is MTDKPQVPARQSGESASESLEAAAVAAYLEAHPDFFVEHEELLPSLRIPHQRGDTVSLVERQMAILRDRNIEMRHRLSHLMDVARDNDRLFDKTRRLILALMDAATLEDVVISVEDSLRQDFQVPFVSLILLGDNPAPVGRWVTHADAQTAIGGLLTEGKSVSGSLREHELDFLFGEEQRNQIGSTAVVAVSHQGIHGILAIASRDPQHYKSSVGTLFLSYIAEVMGRVLPRVNSSLRSVR